The DNA segment GCGCGTGCTCGCGCCGGCGCGCGTCGCGTCGCTCGAGGCGGGCGTGCGCGAGTACGCGCGCACGCTTGCGCGTGAGCTGCGCGAGAAGCGGCGCTTCGACGTGGCGACCGAGTTCGCGCAGCTGATCCCGACGATCACGATGTGCGAGCTGATGGATCTGCCGCGCAGCGAGCGCGAGCGCTTTCTCGCGTGGAACCTCGCGACGCTCGCGGGCGCGGATTTCACGAGCGCCGCGGCGCTCGCGGCCTACGCCGAGATGGCCGACTACTGGCGCGCGCTCGTTGCGGAGCGCCGGAAGCGGCCGGGCGCGGACTTGATCTCGCAGATCCTCCACACCGAGGTGCGCGGCGCGGCGCTCACGGACGCAGAGATCGGGGGGTTCTGTTCGCTGCTTCACGACGCGGCGCAGAACACGACGATGAACATGATCGCGAACGCGGTGATCGCGCTGGCGCGAAATCCCGCGCAGCTCAGCAAGCTCGCAGCGAATCCCGCTCTCTGGACGAGCGCGGTCGACGAGTTGTTGCGCTTCATCTCGCCGGTGCAGGGCCTCGCGCGGACTGCGACGCGCGACATCGAGATCGCGGGCGTGACGATTCCAGAGGGCGATCAGGTGCTGCTGCTCTATGGCTCGGCGAATCACGACGAGGCGGTCTTCGAGAACCCCGACACGCTCGACTTCGATCGCCCGAGTCGCTTCCACTGGGCGTTCGGTCACGGCATTCACACCTGCCTCGGCGCCTCCGCGGCGCGGCTCGAAGTGCGCGTGGCACTGCAGGAACTGCTGAGCGCGCTCGGGGAGTTCGCCGTCGAGGAGCGCGGCATCGTGCGCAATCAGCTCGTGCCGACGCGCGGCGTGGCGCATGCGCCCGTCGTCGTGGGCGTGAGTCGTTAGGGGGCGGCATGCGCAGACTCGAGAACCGCGTCGCGATCGTGACGGGCGGCGGCTCGGGCATCGGGCGTGCGACTGCGCTCGCGCTCGCGCGCGAAGGCGCCGCGGTGCTCGTCGCCGACATCTCGCGCGAGCGCGCGGAGGAGGTCGCGGCGGAGGTGCGCGCTGCGGGCGGCGCTGCGCGCGCGCGCGTTGCCGACGTTGCGGACGAAGCCTCGGTCGCGGCGATGGTGGCGGCAGCCGTCGCGGCGTTCGGCGGTCTCGACATCCTCCACAACAACGCCGCTGCGACCGACTGGGCGGTAATGGGCGGCGACGGCGAAGTCGCGCAGCTCGACCTCGCGATCTGGGAGCGCACGCTCGCTGTGAACCTGCGTGGCCCGTTTCTCGGTTGCAAGCACGCGATCCCCGCGCTGCTCGCGCGCGGCCGCGGCGCGATCGTGAACACGTCGTCCGCGTCGGGCCTCACGGGGGACCTCGTGCGCACGGCCTACGGCGTCTCGAAGGCGGGCCTCGCGGTGCTCACCCAGTCGGTCGCGACGCAGTACGGCAAGCGCGGCATTCGCTGCAACGCGATTGCGCCCGGCGTGATCGAGACGCCCGCGTTGCGCCAGAACGTGGCGCCCGAGCAGATCGCGCTGTACGAGCGCCACCACCTGACGCCGCGCCTCGGCTCGCCCGATGACATCGCGAACGCTGTCGTGTTCCTCGCATCCGACGACGCCGCGTTCATTACGGGGCAAGTGATCTCGGTCGACGGCGGGTTGCTCGCGCACCACCCGACCGTCGCCGAAGTGCGCGGCCTCGCGGAGAAGGAGCCGTGAGCGACTTCGCGTTCGATCCCTTCGACCCGAAGCAGACGCAGCACATGTGGGATCGCCTCGCGCGCATGCGGCGGGAGGCGCCGGTCACGCGGCCGATTCCCGGCTTCGTGTTCGTCGCGCGCTACCACGACGTGAGGGCGGTGTTCCGCGACACCGTGACGTACTCCGCGCGCGAGGGATTTCGCGGGCCTGGCGTCGTGCTGCCATACGAAGAGAGCTTCCTCGGCGAGCTCGATCCGCCGGAACACCCGAAGCTGCGCATGCTGATGATGCAGGCGTTTCGCCCTGGCATGGAGCGCGCAGCGGAGCCGTTCACGCGCGCGTGGGCGTCGCGCAAGCTCGACGCGATCGCGGCGAAGGGCGGCGGCGATCTCGTCTCCGAGCTCGGGATTCATCTCCCGCCCGCGGTGACGGCGCACATGCTCGGCATCCCGACCGAGCACATCGAGCGCGTGGGGCAGTGGGGCTTCGAGCTGCTGCACTCGACGTGGCCGCAGCTGAATCGCACCGAGCGCGGCGAAGGCCTCGGCGGCGCGTTCCCGGAGCTCGCGCAGTTCCTCGACGAGCAGATCGAGCGACGCCGCGAGAGCTCGAACCCACCCGACGATCTGATCACCCGCATGACGCGCGCCGAAGTCGACGGACGCAAGCTCTCCTCGCTGCAGATCCGCACGCTGTGCGCGAACTGCCTGCTCGCGAGCCAGAGCACCGCGAACCTCGTGGGCAACTTGCTCTACCGCTTCGCGAGCGACGTCGAGCTCGAGCGCCGCTTGCGCGCGCAGCCGAGCCTAATCACTTCCGCGGTCGAAGAGTCGCTGCGCTTCGACGCGCCGGTGCTCTTTCTCTTCCGCACGGCGCGCATCGATCACGAGATCGCCCGCGTGCCGGTGCGCGCGGGCGAACGCATCATCATGGGCATCGCGTCGGGCAATCGCGACGAGACGGTGTGGGAGCGCGCGGACGAGTTCTGGCTCGAGCGCGACTGGAAGCGCGCCCCGGAGATCCTCACGTTCGGCCCCGGCCCGCATTTGTGCCTCGGCAACCAGATCGCGCGCATTGAAGCGCGCGTGGTGCTGGAGCTCGTGATCGAGAAGTTCGCGCCGAGGGCGCTGCGGATGGCAAAGGGCTTCACGCGCGCGCTCGTGCCAATGTTCCTCGAGTACGGACCGGAGAGTCTCGAGGTCGCGATCGACTGAGGGCGAAGGAGTGGTGATGCGAGGGCTCGTTGCGCTGGTGTGCGGACTCCTGGTTACGAGCACTGCCATTGCGGA comes from the Deltaproteobacteria bacterium genome and includes:
- a CDS encoding cytochrome P450 — translated: MTAIDFDPFDPRWFEDPYPAYQALRREAPAYKRANAQPRVWPHYWMLTRAADVNAALEDWRTFSSARGTLVDTDITLIPPNIFNMDPPRHDELRALLARVLAPARVASLEAGVREYARTLARELREKRRFDVATEFAQLIPTITMCELMDLPRSERERFLAWNLATLAGADFTSAAALAAYAEMADYWRALVAERRKRPGADLISQILHTEVRGAALTDAEIGGFCSLLHDAAQNTTMNMIANAVIALARNPAQLSKLAANPALWTSAVDELLRFISPVQGLARTATRDIEIAGVTIPEGDQVLLLYGSANHDEAVFENPDTLDFDRPSRFHWAFGHGIHTCLGASAARLEVRVALQELLSALGEFAVEERGIVRNQLVPTRGVAHAPVVVGVSR
- a CDS encoding SDR family oxidoreductase, with the translated sequence MRRLENRVAIVTGGGSGIGRATALALAREGAAVLVADISRERAEEVAAEVRAAGGAARARVADVADEASVAAMVAAAVAAFGGLDILHNNAAATDWAVMGGDGEVAQLDLAIWERTLAVNLRGPFLGCKHAIPALLARGRGAIVNTSSASGLTGDLVRTAYGVSKAGLAVLTQSVATQYGKRGIRCNAIAPGVIETPALRQNVAPEQIALYERHHLTPRLGSPDDIANAVVFLASDDAAFITGQVISVDGGLLAHHPTVAEVRGLAEKEP
- a CDS encoding cytochrome P450, producing the protein MSDFAFDPFDPKQTQHMWDRLARMRREAPVTRPIPGFVFVARYHDVRAVFRDTVTYSAREGFRGPGVVLPYEESFLGELDPPEHPKLRMLMMQAFRPGMERAAEPFTRAWASRKLDAIAAKGGGDLVSELGIHLPPAVTAHMLGIPTEHIERVGQWGFELLHSTWPQLNRTERGEGLGGAFPELAQFLDEQIERRRESSNPPDDLITRMTRAEVDGRKLSSLQIRTLCANCLLASQSTANLVGNLLYRFASDVELERRLRAQPSLITSAVEESLRFDAPVLFLFRTARIDHEIARVPVRAGERIIMGIASGNRDETVWERADEFWLERDWKRAPEILTFGPGPHLCLGNQIARIEARVVLELVIEKFAPRALRMAKGFTRALVPMFLEYGPESLEVAID